In the Methanobrevibacter boviskoreani JH1 genome, one interval contains:
- a CDS encoding OB-fold nucleic acid binding domain-containing protein, which produces MEEDVRKEYEKIKDVMSEEDFLKELEEKKKNYEDVDFMDDIDLARLITGKYIDEKNEGIVSGDNIKIGDLEAGQDHVTVIGRVMSVANTKSFKTRKGKDGKLCNVQLADDTGQKKVVFWTQNIPLLKNVSEGDVIQINDVDVKEGFNNADEIHLQPRSTINKKNPDDYPDFPEYKEDITDIGSISLDDNKVNIIGRIIRKGRVNTFERDGREGKVTSLELQDGTGKIQYSLWNKDVDLIDTLELDVGDSIKVLNAVVRENRNEIALTHRNSKIIKGDFDVPEMEETLFKIGDAEEKNDVTLIGLVSKIQDTITFERKDGTEGYVKTIEILDDTGSIRVTLWGNDTKLDIKKGDILKVSGGNIEYDDYSTSGYRVNTNWQSSFTINPKEPADLIAVLEEYKMSLGPRKIEQVQQAEEDGEEFDIIGRVLSIQDVREFQRDDNSIGLVRSVDFADETGLITLSLWDDKANEDLEIGHAYLIENARTRLGMYDIQLNIGKTSRIIPLNEEESKYISSLETLENVVYNTRTIDELDEDDQNIKLIGRILSVNEIREFERDDGSKGSVRNMEIADNTGSIRVANWSPDSSKEFKIGDPIKLINPRVTFNGDHLELSINGSSNISEISDKEIKSLPSFEDIQDSIYVSKTIETIEDDDTNIRVSGTLNNLSANNLLLARCPNCNSRLDKDEEGYYCQYCGEAIDEPSYLLMLPGMLSDDTGDIQITFFSRLVEELLDLKQDEIIKLVDDSGDLGPLEGKVENLEGMNIDIIADVNFNDFDEELRLSPKKIISKSY; this is translated from the coding sequence ATGGAGGAAGACGTAAGAAAAGAATATGAAAAAATCAAGGATGTAATGTCTGAAGAGGATTTTTTAAAGGAATTGGAAGAAAAGAAGAAAAACTATGAAGATGTAGACTTTATGGATGATATTGATCTTGCTAGACTTATTACAGGAAAATACATTGATGAGAAAAATGAAGGTATTGTTTCTGGAGACAATATTAAGATTGGCGATTTAGAGGCTGGTCAGGATCATGTTACTGTTATTGGTAGGGTAATGTCTGTTGCAAATACCAAATCTTTTAAGACTCGTAAAGGTAAAGACGGAAAACTTTGTAATGTACAACTTGCCGATGATACTGGACAGAAAAAGGTCGTTTTCTGGACTCAGAATATCCCTCTTTTAAAGAATGTTTCCGAGGGGGATGTTATTCAGATTAATGATGTGGATGTTAAGGAAGGTTTTAATAATGCAGATGAAATACACCTTCAACCTCGTTCCACTATTAACAAGAAAAACCCTGATGATTATCCTGATTTTCCTGAATATAAAGAGGATATTACAGATATTGGCTCTATAAGTTTAGATGATAATAAAGTTAATATAATCGGAAGAATTATACGTAAAGGACGTGTAAATACTTTCGAACGTGATGGTAGAGAAGGAAAGGTCACATCACTTGAACTTCAGGACGGAACTGGTAAAATTCAATATAGCTTATGGAATAAGGATGTTGATTTGATTGATACTTTAGAGTTAGATGTAGGAGATTCAATTAAAGTATTAAATGCAGTTGTAAGGGAAAACCGTAATGAGATTGCTTTAACTCATAGAAACAGTAAAATCATTAAAGGCGATTTTGATGTTCCTGAGATGGAGGAGACCCTTTTCAAGATTGGTGATGCCGAGGAGAAAAACGATGTCACATTAATAGGCCTTGTATCTAAAATTCAGGATACTATTACTTTTGAACGTAAAGACGGAACAGAAGGCTATGTTAAAACCATTGAAATTTTAGACGATACAGGTTCCATAAGGGTTACTCTATGGGGTAATGATACCAAATTGGATATTAAAAAAGGGGATATTCTAAAGGTTTCCGGTGGTAACATAGAATACGATGATTATTCCACTTCCGGTTATAGGGTAAATACTAATTGGCAATCTAGTTTCACAATAAATCCAAAAGAACCTGCAGATTTAATTGCTGTACTTGAAGAATATAAAATGAGTTTAGGACCTCGTAAAATCGAACAAGTTCAACAGGCAGAGGAAGACGGAGAGGAATTCGACATTATTGGTCGTGTTCTCAGTATTCAGGATGTCAGGGAATTCCAAAGAGATGACAATTCAATCGGTTTAGTCAGATCAGTTGATTTTGCTGATGAGACTGGATTGATTACCTTGTCTTTATGGGATGATAAAGCAAACGAGGATTTGGAAATTGGTCATGCTTATTTAATTGAAAATGCAAGAACAAGACTTGGAATGTATGATATTCAATTAAACATTGGTAAAACATCTAGGATTATTCCTTTAAATGAGGAAGAATCCAAATATATATCTTCACTTGAAACTTTGGAAAATGTTGTTTATAACACAAGAACTATTGATGAGTTAGATGAGGATGATCAAAACATCAAACTTATTGGAAGAATTTTAAGTGTTAATGAGATTAGAGAGTTTGAAAGGGATGACGGTTCTAAAGGTTCTGTAAGAAATATGGAAATTGCTGATAATACTGGATCTATTAGGGTAGCTAATTGGAGTCCAGATTCTTCTAAAGAATTTAAAATAGGCGATCCTATTAAATTAATCAATCCACGTGTTACTTTTAATGGGGATCATTTGGAATTAAGTATTAACGGTAGTTCTAATATCTCAGAAATAAGTGATAAAGAGATTAAGTCTTTACCATCATTTGAGGATATACAAGATTCAATATATGTTTCAAAGACTATAGAAACTATTGAAGATGATGATACAAATATTAGAGTCTCAGGTACTTTAAATAATTTATCTGCTAATAATTTATTACTTGCAAGATGTCCTAATTGTAATTCAAGATTAGACAAAGATGAAGAAGGTTATTATTGTCAATACTGTGGTGAGGCAATCGATGAACCTAGTTATTTATTAATGCTTCCAGGTATGCTTTCAGATGATACTGGAGATATACAGATTACTTTCTTCTCACGCTTGG
- a CDS encoding undecaprenyl-phosphate glucose phosphotransferase, with protein sequence MIRQNQRLLNAILVLSDVLVIVFSLLCAAYVRFYTTIFGPIGGHLGYEEYALFLLLAILPVYLILYFSFGLYKPFRTHRSIFSEASQIIKVNITAFFVLETILFIIDQPDFSRILMFLLPIFASIFGIFERSVVRGFLMELRENDKNLKHILIVGDNELAFNFERKITQNKYLGYKIYGFLGRPERVGKLVDGVPIVGSFGDLDKILHDHSFDRVILAIPLKYYKHINKLVDSCENAGIKAEIIPAYTQYFPARPSVDMIEDIPIINIRYVPLDDAFNKTVKKISDLVVATIAIIITSPIMIVVAILIKLTSPGPIIFKQERVGYQQKHFMMYKFRSMKVQNPSEEKSEWTTPDDPRKTKIGEFIRKTSIDELPQFFNVLKGDMSVVGPRPERPFFVEQFRKDIPKYMVKHQVRPGLTGWAQIHGCRGNTSIKKRIEYDIEYVENWHFGLDVAIMIKTILKSNTNAY encoded by the coding sequence ATGATTAGACAGAACCAAAGATTGTTAAATGCTATTTTAGTTTTATCAGATGTTTTAGTCATTGTTTTCTCATTATTATGTGCAGCTTATGTTAGATTTTACACAACTATTTTTGGACCTATTGGTGGTCATTTAGGTTATGAGGAATATGCACTATTTCTATTATTAGCTATTTTGCCTGTATATCTGATTTTATATTTTAGCTTTGGTTTATACAAGCCATTTAGAACTCATAGAAGTATTTTCTCAGAGGCTAGTCAAATAATAAAAGTTAATATCACTGCATTCTTTGTACTTGAGACAATCCTATTTATTATTGACCAGCCTGACTTTTCAAGAATATTGATGTTTTTACTTCCTATATTTGCCTCTATATTCGGTATATTTGAAAGATCTGTTGTCCGTGGATTTTTAATGGAATTAAGGGAAAACGATAAAAACCTTAAACATATTCTTATTGTTGGTGATAATGAACTGGCTTTTAACTTTGAAAGGAAGATTACCCAGAATAAATATTTGGGTTATAAAATCTATGGATTCTTAGGTAGGCCTGAAAGGGTAGGTAAACTGGTGGACGGCGTTCCTATTGTTGGTTCATTTGGGGACTTAGATAAAATCTTGCATGACCACTCTTTTGATAGGGTTATACTTGCTATTCCTTTGAAATATTATAAACATATTAATAAACTAGTGGATAGCTGTGAAAACGCAGGTATTAAAGCAGAGATTATTCCTGCATATACCCAATATTTCCCAGCAAGGCCGTCTGTAGACATGATTGAGGATATTCCTATAATTAATATAAGATATGTCCCATTGGATGATGCATTTAATAAGACGGTTAAGAAGATATCTGATCTTGTTGTTGCTACAATTGCAATTATTATTACCTCACCTATAATGATAGTTGTGGCTATTCTGATTAAGTTAACCTCTCCAGGTCCTATTATATTTAAACAGGAAAGGGTAGGTTATCAACAAAAACACTTCATGATGTATAAATTCAGAAGTATGAAGGTTCAAAATCCTAGTGAAGAAAAGTCAGAGTGGACCACACCAGATGATCCTCGTAAAACGAAGATTGGGGAATTCATTAGAAAAACTAGTATTGATGAGCTTCCTCAATTCTTCAATGTTTTAAAAGGTGATATGAGTGTTGTAGGTCCTAGACCAGAAAGACCGTTCTTTGTGGAACAGTTTAGAAAGGATATTCCAAAATATATGGTTAAGCATCAGGTACGTCCAGGTCTTACAGGCTGGGCTCAGATTCATGGATGTAGAGGTAACACATCTATTAAAAAGCGTATTGAATATGATATTGAATATGTAGAAAACTGGCATTTTGGTTTAGATGTGGCTATTATGATTAAAACTATTTTAAAAAGCAATACAAATGCTTATTAA
- a CDS encoding glycosyltransferase family 2 protein — MDLSIIIVNYRTFELTRNTIESVLNSSLSCDYEIIIVDNASGDGSLENLKDFFADESRVRFIPSSVNGGFAYANNLAIRDSNPEYYLLLNSDTIVEDNTLTEALNYIQSHEDVGALGVRVCLEDGQLDKACRRSFPNPTNSFYRLFHIPSHNDSSDNYNLDDLDDSGIYEIDCLTGAFILMRSKVMDEIGPLDETFFMYGEDIDLCYRIKKAGYKIVYYGKVKITHLKGASSKKQKNKLIYEFYRAMYIFYHKHYKDTYSPFLNGLVYIGIFLLLIVHLILNLFKKSN, encoded by the coding sequence ATGGATTTATCAATCATCATTGTAAATTATAGAACATTTGAACTTACAAGAAATACAATAGAATCAGTATTGAACTCATCCTTATCCTGTGATTATGAAATTATTATAGTGGATAATGCATCAGGTGATGGAAGCTTAGAGAATCTAAAGGATTTTTTCGCAGATGAGTCCAGAGTTAGATTTATCCCATCTAGTGTAAATGGGGGATTTGCATATGCTAATAATCTGGCTATTAGGGATTCAAATCCAGAATATTATCTGTTATTGAATTCAGATACTATTGTAGAGGATAATACACTTACCGAGGCTTTAAACTATATCCAATCCCATGAGGATGTAGGGGCACTTGGTGTAAGGGTATGTCTTGAGGATGGTCAGTTAGATAAAGCATGTAGACGTAGTTTTCCAAATCCAACTAATTCATTTTATAGATTGTTTCATATTCCCAGCCATAACGATTCAAGCGACAATTATAATTTAGATGATCTGGATGATTCAGGAATATATGAGATTGACTGCCTAACAGGTGCCTTTATTTTAATGAGGTCTAAGGTCATGGATGAAATTGGTCCTTTGGATGAGACATTCTTCATGTATGGTGAGGATATTGACCTATGTTATAGGATTAAAAAAGCAGGATATAAGATTGTCTATTATGGAAAGGTAAAAATCACTCACCTTAAAGGTGCAAGTAGTAAAAAACAGAAAAATAAATTGATCTATGAATTTTATAGGGCAATGTATATCTTCTATCATAAACATTATAAGGATACTTATTCACCTTTTTTAAATGGATTAGTTTATATTGGTATTTTTTTACTATTGATTGTACATCTAATATTAAATCTATTTAAAAAGTCAAATTGA
- a CDS encoding glycosyltransferase family 2 protein, translating to MKVSIVTPNYNGLKFLPLYFSSLLTNYDNIEEIIVVDNNSSDDSLDYIHNLIDEGYKIPIKIIENMENFGFAKAVNQGIKASKSEYVFLLNNDIEMENNTISNLIGCIESREDIFSVSSKMIQFDNRDLIDDAGDEYTILANTKKTGFNQPINRYTSSRDIFSSCAGAALYRKSIFQEIGYFEEEFFAYMEDVELAYRSRIYGYKNYFCPDAIVYHIGSGTTGSQYNEFKVKISARNNIWLIYKDFPMPQKIVNFIFYFIGFLIKYLFFRRKGFGQFYLDGIKEGLNNRKKIKKTDFKKSNTLNYFKIELRLFKNLFILFKK from the coding sequence ATGAAAGTTTCAATAGTAACACCGAATTATAATGGTTTGAAATTCTTGCCATTATACTTTAGTTCTCTTTTAACTAATTATGACAATATTGAAGAGATTATTGTTGTTGATAATAATTCCTCTGATGATAGTTTGGATTATATTCATAATCTGATTGATGAGGGTTATAAGATTCCTATAAAAATTATAGAAAATATGGAAAATTTTGGCTTTGCAAAGGCGGTAAACCAGGGAATTAAAGCTTCAAAATCAGAATATGTATTTTTACTTAATAATGATATAGAAATGGAAAACAACACTATTTCAAATTTGATTGGCTGCATCGAGTCTAGGGAGGATATTTTCTCAGTTTCATCAAAAATGATTCAATTTGATAATAGGGACTTGATAGATGATGCCGGTGACGAGTATACAATATTGGCTAATACTAAGAAAACAGGTTTTAACCAACCTATAAATAGGTATACTAGTTCCAGGGATATATTTTCCTCATGTGCCGGTGCGGCATTATATAGAAAATCTATTTTTCAGGAGATTGGATATTTTGAGGAGGAATTCTTTGCATATATGGAGGATGTGGAACTTGCATACAGATCAAGAATATATGGATATAAGAATTACTTCTGTCCCGATGCAATTGTATATCACATAGGTAGCGGTACTACAGGTAGTCAATATAATGAGTTTAAGGTTAAGATATCTGCAAGAAACAATATATGGTTAATATATAAAGACTTTCCAATGCCGCAGAAAATCGTTAATTTTATATTTTATTTCATCGGATTTCTAATAAAATATCTGTTCTTTAGAAGGAAAGGTTTTGGTCAATTCTATTTAGACGGGATTAAAGAAGGGTTAAACAATAGAAAAAAGATTAAAAAAACGGATTTTAAAAAGTCTAATACATTAAACTACTTTAAGATTGAGCTAAGACTATTTAAAAATCTCTTTATATTATTTAAAAAATAA
- a CDS encoding glycosyltransferase family 2 protein, which produces MSFKVSVIIPTYNAGLIIGKTIKSLVNQSFKDFEIIFVDDNSSDNTVNIIRNTLSDTDVSYTIIENEKSLGASGSRNIGLRNVSGKYIIFVDDDDYLDKDHIQNLYNGIYQNNADFGFTKLMKVDTDNNYLSSNQLYEEIEDLDLISVHDFLKLEFLMRISFNFVQLIYPTWIIRDYNILFDEDSVYGEDTEFAIKALIHGKSIGISKDFTYFYLQHSKSVSHSISLERFQFINTLENLKGYFKDYDNNSGDLVDLITTNRIPKAIFGNLMYLFYEGNCSFDEINNKMKELGLFNKLKKFKPYDSQDNNFNRKIKLFLIYPKLYYKLWKRFKNSI; this is translated from the coding sequence ATGTCTTTTAAGGTAAGTGTGATTATTCCAACGTATAATGCAGGTTTAATCATAGGAAAAACCATTAAATCATTAGTAAATCAGAGTTTTAAAGATTTTGAGATTATATTTGTAGATGACAATTCCAGTGATAATACAGTAAACATTATAAGAAATACTTTATCTGATACAGATGTCTCATATACAATAATAGAAAATGAAAAATCCCTAGGTGCAAGCGGATCTAGAAATATTGGTTTGAGAAATGTATCTGGAAAATATATCATATTTGTAGATGATGATGACTATCTTGATAAAGACCATATTCAAAACCTCTATAATGGAATCTATCAAAACAATGCCGATTTTGGATTTACAAAACTTATGAAGGTAGATACTGATAATAACTATCTAAGTTCAAATCAATTATATGAGGAAATAGAAGATTTGGATCTAATCTCTGTTCATGATTTTCTGAAACTTGAATTTCTCATGAGAATATCCTTTAACTTCGTACAGTTGATTTATCCAACCTGGATTATAAGAGATTATAATATATTATTTGATGAGGATTCAGTTTATGGGGAGGATACGGAATTTGCAATCAAAGCTTTAATTCATGGAAAATCTATTGGAATATCTAAGGACTTCACATATTTTTACCTGCAACATTCCAAATCAGTAAGTCACTCTATTTCCCTTGAGAGATTCCAATTTATAAACACATTAGAAAATCTTAAAGGCTATTTTAAAGATTATGATAATAACAGTGGGGATCTTGTAGATTTGATTACCACTAATAGAATTCCGAAAGCTATCTTTGGGAATTTAATGTATCTGTTCTATGAAGGTAACTGTTCTTTTGATGAGATAAATAATAAAATGAAAGAATTAGGCCTGTTTAATAAACTTAAAAAGTTTAAACCATATGATAGTCAGGATAATAATTTCAATCGTAAAATCAAGCTATTTCTAATCTATCCTAAATTATATTATAAATTATGGAAGAGATTTAAAAACAGCATATAA
- a CDS encoding CDP-glycerol--glycerophosphate glycerophosphotransferase produces the protein MSLKHRIYGFIFNVYNRFLKNKNKISFILDDRESFKDNFTYIEEEFKRRSPNFEFNYVVKNDVSLSNISTLASSRFIFLNDNFFPLAYMNISNKTKVIQLWHGSGAFKRFGYSSIDSSNRDLINLIRKSSEKIDILSISSKNVLPYYREAFQIDEDKIFNFGIPRNDFYFNPDLDNIRNEILLKFQEKYPEIKDKKIILYAPTFREDVRYNNIFDYFDVDKFQKELGDEYSLIIRLHPRVFDYDKDNSISNKLSKLDNTIINCTDYENEQDLLLISDMLITDYSSIMIDFGLLRKPIIFYAYDLENYLNNERGFYLDYNNDLPGPIVESMDDLISIIKDNNYDYDRLDKFLKYEFDYLDSNSSKRIVDYLLKQ, from the coding sequence ATGAGTTTAAAACATAGGATATATGGTTTTATTTTTAATGTCTATAATAGATTTCTTAAAAACAAAAATAAAATCTCATTTATCCTAGATGATAGGGAATCATTTAAGGATAATTTTACATATATTGAGGAAGAATTTAAGAGACGCTCCCCTAATTTTGAATTTAACTATGTAGTTAAAAATGATGTTTCCCTATCAAATATATCTACATTAGCTAGTTCCCGATTTATATTTCTAAATGATAATTTTTTCCCATTGGCATATATGAATATATCCAATAAGACCAAAGTCATACAGTTATGGCATGGTTCAGGTGCATTTAAAAGATTCGGATATTCTTCAATAGATTCTTCTAACAGGGATTTGATTAATCTTATAAGGAAGTCATCAGAGAAAATTGACATCCTTTCCATATCATCAAAAAATGTTCTACCCTATTATAGGGAGGCCTTTCAGATAGATGAAGATAAGATTTTTAATTTCGGCATTCCACGTAACGATTTCTATTTTAATCCCGATTTAGATAATATAAGAAATGAAATTCTATTAAAATTTCAAGAGAAATATCCTGAAATTAAAGATAAAAAGATTATATTATACGCACCTACATTTAGAGAGGATGTAAGATATAATAATATATTTGATTATTTTGATGTAGACAAATTCCAAAAGGAACTAGGTGACGAATATTCCTTAATAATTCGTCTACATCCAAGGGTCTTCGATTATGATAAAGATAACAGTATATCAAATAAATTAAGTAAACTAGATAATACTATTATAAACTGCACTGACTATGAGAATGAACAGGATCTACTTTTAATTTCCGACATGCTTATTACAGACTACTCCTCTATCATGATAGATTTCGGGCTCTTAAGAAAACCTATCATCTTTTATGCCTATGACCTAGAAAATTATTTAAATAATGAGAGAGGTTTCTATCTTGATTATAATAATGATCTTCCAGGACCTATTGTAGAAAGTATGGATGATTTAATCAGTATTATAAAAGATAATAATTATGATTATGACAGATTAGATAAATTTCTTAAATATGAATTTGATTATCTAGATTCTAACTCATCTAAAAGGATTGTTGATTATCTGTTGAAACAGTAA
- a CDS encoding ABC transporter ATP-binding protein translates to MADNNKLKTYLFGHDVRKLKNEKAIYNVILVDENGNPLKDEDIVLNVFDVDYKRKTKADGFSTLNINLSFPADIVVNYEGNDKYLPSSTENTISIDEPDVKEIERKKRIKAEQEAKIEADKRKKREEHRKKFPVSDEVAINVDHVSMEFDLAKEKVDNIKEYVIKKIKREIKPKTKFRALDDVTFKINKGERLGVVGFNGAGKSTLLKILSGVMKPTKGTVSVDGKVAPLLELGAGFDYNFTGQENIFLNGAILGYRKEFLEEKYDEIVEFSELGEFIEIPVKNYSSGMKAKLGFSVATIVQPEILILDEVLSVGDIKFQEKSRKKIESLMSEGVTVILVSHNTNTIRSICNKAVWLDHGKLVEFGDVEDVCDHYVASAKNASKAQLKNLKLN, encoded by the coding sequence ATGGCTGATAATAATAAATTAAAAACTTATCTATTTGGACATGACGTTAGAAAGTTAAAGAATGAGAAAGCTATCTATAATGTTATTCTTGTTGATGAAAATGGAAATCCTCTTAAAGATGAAGACATAGTTTTAAATGTATTTGATGTAGATTATAAAAGAAAAACTAAAGCCGACGGTTTTTCTACTTTGAATATAAATCTTTCATTTCCTGCAGATATTGTTGTAAACTATGAAGGTAATGATAAGTATCTACCTTCAAGTACTGAAAATACAATCAGTATTGATGAACCTGATGTTAAGGAAATAGAACGTAAGAAAAGAATAAAAGCCGAGCAGGAAGCTAAAATTGAAGCGGATAAAAGGAAAAAACGTGAGGAACACAGAAAAAAATTTCCAGTATCTGATGAAGTAGCTATTAATGTTGATCATGTAAGTATGGAATTTGATTTGGCTAAAGAAAAAGTAGATAATATCAAGGAATATGTTATTAAAAAGATTAAAAGGGAAATTAAACCTAAGACAAAGTTTCGGGCATTGGACGATGTTACATTTAAAATCAATAAAGGTGAACGTTTAGGTGTTGTAGGCTTTAATGGTGCTGGAAAAAGTACATTACTTAAAATTTTATCTGGGGTTATGAAACCTACTAAGGGAACTGTCTCAGTTGACGGTAAGGTAGCTCCCCTTCTTGAGTTAGGTGCAGGTTTTGATTATAACTTTACAGGTCAGGAAAATATATTCTTAAATGGAGCTATTTTAGGTTATCGTAAGGAATTTCTAGAAGAGAAATACGATGAGATAGTGGAGTTCTCAGAGCTTGGTGAATTTATTGAAATTCCTGTTAAAAATTATTCCTCTGGTATGAAAGCTAAACTGGGATTTTCGGTAGCAACTATCGTTCAGCCTGAAATCCTGATTTTAGATGAGGTTCTATCTGTTGGGGATATTAAATTCCAGGAAAAAAGTAGAAAGAAAATTGAATCCCTAATGAGTGAGGGTGTAACGGTAATATTGGTGTCACATAATACCAACACTATACGAAGCATCTGTAATAAGGCTGTTTGGCTTGATCATGGTAAATTAGTGGAATTTGGTGACGTTGAGGATGTATGCGATCATTATGTGGCATCTGCTAAGAATGCATCTAAGGCACAGTTAAAGAATCTCAAATTAAATTAA
- a CDS encoding ABC transporter permease, translating to MFGQIHGFLNNFYKYRFLLLELIKKDIKAKYKDSVLGLLWSFFNPLLQMIVLTIVFSTFFGHRIPNYPVYLLTGRLVFDFFANGTRGSMSSIRSNASIIKKIYVPKYMFSLGVVASEFVNFLISLVVLVMVMIATRAPFYISLVYTIIPIFLLIILIIGVGLILTTLTTFFTDILYLWGVMITMLTYLTPIFYPISIIPDKYIFFFKLNPIFAVVYTCRQCIMYNSFPNIHYILYLAAWAFASLIIGVYIFYKYQDQFILNV from the coding sequence ATGTTTGGGCAAATACATGGTTTTTTAAATAACTTCTATAAATATCGTTTTTTATTGTTGGAGTTAATTAAAAAAGATATTAAAGCAAAGTATAAAGATTCTGTTTTAGGGTTGCTTTGGAGTTTTTTTAATCCATTGTTACAAATGATTGTTTTAACTATTGTATTCTCCACATTCTTCGGACATAGAATTCCAAATTATCCGGTATATTTACTTACCGGTCGTTTAGTATTTGATTTCTTTGCAAATGGAACAAGAGGGTCCATGTCATCTATACGTTCAAATGCAAGTATCATTAAGAAGATCTATGTTCCAAAATACATGTTTTCTTTAGGGGTTGTTGCATCTGAATTTGTTAATTTTTTAATATCTTTAGTTGTATTGGTAATGGTTATGATTGCTACTAGGGCTCCTTTCTATATAAGCTTAGTATATACAATTATTCCAATATTCTTATTGATTATATTGATTATTGGCGTTGGTTTGATTTTAACGACTTTAACAACGTTTTTCACTGATATCTTATATCTTTGGGGTGTTATGATTACGATGTTAACCTATCTGACTCCAATATTTTACCCGATAAGTATTATACCAGATAAGTATATATTTTTCTTTAAGCTAAACCCTATATTTGCTGTTGTATATACTTGCCGTCAGTGTATTATGTATAACTCTTTCCCAAATATACATTATATCCTTTATTTGGCAGCATGGGCATTTGCCTCATTGATTATAGGAGTTTACATATTCTATAAATATCAAGATCAATTTATTTTAAATGTATAA
- the rfbB gene encoding dTDP-glucose 4,6-dehydratase gives MTTVLVTGGAGFIGSNFLRYMVNKYPNYDFINLDALTYCGNLENLKDIEDKDNYSFVKGNVCDRELVNGIVENVDYIVHFAAESHVDRSIEDPGIFIKSNILGTQTLLDASKKNDIRKFLQVSTDEVYGSLGPEGYFTEQTPLQANSPYSASKAGADLMVRAYHNTFDLPVNITRCSNNYGPYQFPEKLIPLMISNAIENKELPVYGDGKNIRDWLHVYDHCTGIDLVLHKGKAGEVYNIGGHNERANIDIVKLILNELDKPESLIKFVSDRLGHDRRYAIDSSKIRRDLGWRPKYTFEDGIIETIHWYLDNQDWISKVKSGQYQEYYNKIYKDR, from the coding sequence ATGACAACTGTTTTAGTTACTGGTGGAGCAGGATTTATAGGAAGTAACTTTTTAAGATATATGGTTAATAAATATCCAAATTATGATTTTATTAATCTTGATGCTTTAACCTACTGTGGAAATCTTGAAAACTTAAAAGACATTGAGGATAAAGACAATTATTCCTTTGTTAAAGGGAATGTCTGCGATAGGGAATTAGTCAACGGTATTGTGGAAAATGTGGATTATATTGTACATTTTGCAGCGGAAAGCCATGTGGATAGAAGTATTGAAGATCCAGGAATCTTTATTAAGTCAAATATCCTAGGTACTCAAACACTTTTAGATGCCTCAAAGAAGAATGATATTAGGAAGTTTTTACAGGTTTCAACTGATGAGGTTTATGGTAGCTTAGGTCCTGAAGGCTATTTTACAGAACAAACCCCACTTCAAGCAAACAGCCCATATTCTGCATCTAAAGCAGGAGCAGATTTAATGGTTAGGGCATATCATAATACATTTGATTTGCCGGTAAATATAACTCGTTGCTCAAACAACTATGGCCCTTATCAATTTCCAGAGAAACTAATTCCATTAATGATTAGTAATGCCATTGAAAATAAGGAGCTTCCAGTGTATGGTGATGGTAAAAACATTAGGGATTGGCTACATGTGTATGATCATTGTACTGGAATAGATTTGGTTTTACATAAAGGTAAAGCCGGTGAGGTTTATAATATCGGGGGTCATAATGAAAGGGCAAACATTGATATTGTAAAGCTTATTTTAAATGAATTAGATAAACCTGAATCATTAATCAAATTCGTATCTGATAGGTTAGGTCATGATAGAAGATATGCTATTGACTCTTCAAAAATTAGAAGGGACTTAGGCTGGAGGCCTAAATATACCTTTGAAGATGGGATAATCGAAACGATCCATTGGTACTTGGATAATCAGGATTGGATAAGTAAGGTTAAATCTGGTCAATATCAGGAGTACTATAATAAAATATATAAAGATAGATGA